A region of Asterias amurensis chromosome 22, ASM3211899v1 DNA encodes the following proteins:
- the LOC139954078 gene encoding uncharacterized protein, producing the protein MKFQACDDISIIDIRLVQSKAPNATTQAPNAITQAPKAITQAPKAITHAPKAITQAPKAITQAPTSITQAPKAITQAPKAITQAPKAITHAPKAITQAPKAITQAPTSITQAPKAITQAPNAITQAPNAITQAPNAITQAPKAITQVPTSITQAPKAITQAPKAITQALKAITQAPKAITHAPKAITQAPKAITQALKAITQAPKAITQAPKAITHAPKAITQAPKAITQAPTSITQAPKAITQAPNAITQAPNAITQAPNAITQAPKAITQAPNAITQVPSSITQAPKAITQAPKAITQAPKAITQAPKAITQALKAITQAPKAITQAPNAITQAPNAITQVPTSITQAPKAITQAPKAITHAPKAITQAPKAITQAPTSITQAPKAITQAPNAITQAPNAKPRHPMPYSMCKIIITMNFLVYYFRDYFSDCYLTLCLHCSLNTKPLMDYC; encoded by the exons atgaaattccaagcctgtGATGACATATCTATTATTG ACATAAGACTGGTACAGAGCAAGGCACCCAATGCCACAACCCAGGCACCCAATGCCATAACCCAGGCACCCAAAGCCATAACCCAGGCACCAAAAGCCATAACCCATGCACCAAAAGCCATAACCCAGGCACCAAAAGCCATAACCCAGGCACCCACTTCCATAACCCAGGCACCCAAAGCCATAACCCAGGCACCCAAAGCCATAACCCAGGCACCAAAAGCCATAACCCATGCACCAAAAGCCATAACCCAGGCACCAAAAGCCATAACCCAGGCACCCACTTCCATAACCCAGGCACCCAAAGCCATAACCCAGGCACCCAATGCCATAACCCAGGCACCCAATGCCATAACCCAGGCACCCAATGCCATAACCCAGGCACCCAAAGCCATAACCCAGGTACCCACTTCCATAACCCAGGCACCCAAAGCCATAACCCAGGCACCAAAAGCCATAACCCAGGCACTCAAAGCCATAACCCAGGCACCAAAAGCCATAACCCATGCACCAAAAGCCATAACCCAGGCACCAAAAGCCATAACCCAGGCACTCAAAGCCATAACCCAGGCACCCAAAGCCATAACCCAGGCACCAAAAGCCATAACCCATGCACCAAAAGCCATAACCCAGGCACCAAAAGCCATAACCCAGGCACCCACTTCCATAACCCAGGCACCCAAAGCCATAACCCAGGCACCCAATGCCATAACCCAGGCACCCAATGCCATAACCCAGGCACCCAATGCCATAACCCAGGCACCCAAAGCCATAACCCAG GCACCCAATGCCATAACCCAGGTACCCTCTTCCATAACCCAGGCACCCAAAGCCATAACCCAGGCACCAAAAGCCATAACCCAGGCACCAAAAGCCATAACCCAGGCACCAAAAGCCATAACCCAGGCACTCAAAGCCATAACCCAGGCACCAAAAGCCATAACCCAGGCACCCAATGCCATAACCCAGGCACCCAATGCCATAACCCAGGTACCCACTTCCATAACCCAGGCACCCAAAGCCATAACCCAGGCACCAAAAGCCATAACCCATGCACCAAAAGCCATAACCCAGGCACCAAAAGCCATAACCCAGGCACCCACTTCCATAACCCAGGCACCCAAAGCCATAACCCAGGCACCCAATGCCATAACCCAGGCACCCAATGCCAAACCCAGGCACCCAATGCCATATTCCATGTGTAAAATTATCATCACGATGAATTTCCTTGTATATTACTTCCGCGATTATTTTTCCGATTGTTACTTGACCCTATGCCTGCACTGCAGCCTCAATACAAAGCCACTCATGGATTATTGTTGA